The following coding sequences are from one Lolium rigidum isolate FL_2022 chromosome 6, APGP_CSIRO_Lrig_0.1, whole genome shotgun sequence window:
- the LOC124662695 gene encoding G-type lectin S-receptor-like serine/threonine-protein kinase At2g19130, with product MACLGTPVFPASITVMFLMWLIALHGAVLGAAAADTLTVDRPLSGSQRPLVSKRGKFAMGFFQSDNSQRWYIGIWYNKIPGQVPVWVANRDSPVSSPETSSLTISTDGNMVLLDDSRSAVWSTNMTASTSSSVVGVILDTGNLVLADASNTSIIMWQSFDHFGNTWLPGGKLGRGKLSGGSTRLVAWKTFSDPAPGLFSVVLDPNGTSQFFLMWNSTQQYTTSGNWIGDSFSNMPEMAPTNGYPNSMYTFYYVDGANESYCVYDVKGDELTTRLVVDATGQLLFLTWTESAKKWILYWSAPKQQCEVYMSCGSFSICTGNALASCSCLRGFSEQYQGQWLQGDHTQGCKRNAALQGSNNSSRSDKFYTMVDVELPSNEHNIVAEGSTQNCELACLSSRDCTAYSFSSSCSLWYGDLINIQALSSDAISTKGGSIQIRLAASEFSDRKYTRKLAIIITVATISVALAVVALAFVATKRFTEVALVEGSLMAFRYRVVQNVTKNFSDKLGGGAFGSVFKGSLAEGTMVAVKKLEGFRQGEKQFRAEVSTLGTVRHVNLIRLLGFCSERSHRLLVYEYMPNASLDRYLLERTQQPVLSWSTRYQIALGVARGLHYLHERCRDCIIHCDIKPENILLSDTFVPKVADFGLAKLVGRDFSRVLTTVRGTLGYLAPEWIAGTAITTKADVYSYGMMLFEIVSCMRNVRQRHDNTVDFFPLMSAMKLSEGELEDLLDTRLGCNVDAAEVERACKVACWCIQDEEGARPSMATVVQVLEGLVEVNVSPVPRSLKLLTDQSTYVELS from the exons ATGGCGTGTTTGGGGACACCCGTCTTCCCTGCAAGCATCACCGTTATGTTTCTGATGTGGTTGATTGCTCTGCACGGAGCCGTGTTAGGCGCTGCTGCCGCCGATACCTTGACCGTCGACCGGCCGTTGTCCGGCAGCCAGAGGCCACTAGTCTCCAAGCGTGGCAAGTTTGCGATGGGATTTTTTCAGTCAG ATAACTCACAGAGATGGTACATCGGCATATGGTACAACAAAATACCGGGGCAAGTACCAGTGTGGGTTGCAAATAGGGACTCTCCCGTCTCCAGCCCAGAGACTTCAAGTCTAACCATATCAACCGATGGTAATATGGTCCTACTCGATGATTCAAGATCGGCAGTTTGGTCTACCAATATGACGGCCAGCACCTCCTCTTCCGTAGTTGGTGTCATCCTCGACACTGGCAACCTTGTCCTAGCAGACGCATCCAACACCTCTATCATCATGTGGCAAAGCTTTGACCATTTCGGAAACACGTGGCTCCCTGGTGGCAAGCTTGGCCGAGGCAAGCTCAGCGGCGGGAGCACACGTCTAGTCGCCTGGAAGACTTTCAGTGACCCAGCTCCAGGGTTGTTCTCCGTTGTACTAGATCCAAATGGCACAAGCCAGTTCTTTCTCATGTGGAATAGTACCCAGCAATATACGACCAGTGGCAACTGGATTGGCGACAGTTTCTCCAACATGCCGGAGATGGCACCCACCAATGGCTATCCCAACTCGATGTACACATTCTACTATGTCGATGGTGCAAACGAGAGCTACTGTGTATATGATGTCAAGGGCGACGAGCTCACCACGAGACTCGTCGTGGATGCGACAGggc AGCTACTGT TCCTCACGTGGACGGAGAGCGCCAAGAAATGGATCTTGTACTGGTCGGCACCCAAGCAGCAGTGCGAAGTTTACATGTCATGTGGGTCGTTTAGTATCTGCACTGGCAATGCATTAGCATCTTGTAGCTGCCTTCGTGGTTTTAGTGAACAATACCAAGGGCAGTGGTTACAGGGTGATCATACTCAAGGCTGCAAAAGAAATGCTGCCCTTCAGGGCAGCAACAACAGTTCACGGAGCGACAAGTTCTACACTATGGTCGATGTGGAATTACCAAGCAACGAACATAACATTGTCGCAGAAGGGAGTACTCAAAACTGTGAGCTTGCGTGTCTAAGCAGTCGTGACTGCACCGCTTATTCCTTTAGCAGCAGCTGCTCACTTTGGTATGGGGACCTTATCAACATACAAGCTTTGAGTAGTGATGCTATTAGTACTAAAGGTGGTTCTATTCAAATTCGTTTGGCTGCATCCGAGTTCTCCGATAGAAAGTACACTAGGAAATTGGCCATCATAATCACCGTTGCTACTATCAGTGTTGCACTAGCAGTTGTTGCTTTAGCTTTCGTGGCGACGAAGAGGTTCACGGAGGTGGCTCTAGTTGAGGGCTCCCTGATGGCATTTAGATACCGGGTTGTGCAAAATGTGACCAAAAACTTCTCCGATAAGCTCGGCGGTGGCGCCTTTGGTTCGGTGTTCAAAGGGTCACTAGCCGAAGGAACCATGGTGGCTGTGAAGAAGCTGGAAGGATTTCGTCAAGGGGAGAAGCAGTTCCGTGCGGAGGTGAGCACACTTGGAACCGTTCGGCATGTCAACTTAATTCGACTGCTCGGTTTTTGTTCAGAGAGATCGCATAGGCTACTCGTCTACGAGTACATGCCAAACGCATCACTGGACCGGTACCTCTTAGAGAGAACCCAACAACCAGTGCTAAGCTGGAGCACGAGGTACCAGATTGCACTCGGAGTCGCAAGAGGATTACACTATCTCCACGAGAGATGCAGGGACTGCATTATTCATTGTGACATCAAACCTGAAAACATACTTCTCAGTGACACCTTTGTGCCAAAGGTTGCAGACTTCGGCCTCGCGAAGCTCGTGGGGCGCGACTTCAGCCGTGTCTTGACGACGGTGAGGGGAACCCTTGGATACCTTGCACCGGAGTGGATAGCCGGCACGGCTATCACGACCAAGGCGGATGTTTATAGCTACGGCATGATGTTGTTCGAGATTGTGTCATGCATGAGGAACGTGAGGCAGCGGCATGACAACACAGTGGATTTCTTTCCGTTGATGTCCGCGATGAAGCTAAGTGAAGGGGAGCTGGAAGACCTCTTGGATACACGGCTGGGCTGCAACGTTGACGCAGCTGAGGTGGAGAGAGCTTGCAAGGTCGCTTGCTGGTGCATCCAGGACGAAGAGGGCGCTAGGCCATCCATGGCAACAGTGGTGCAGGTTCTGGAGGGGCTGGTTGAGGTTAATGTTTCGCCGGTGCCGAGATCACTTAAACTACTAACGGACCAATCGACTTATGTAGAGCTCTCTTAG